AAATGCTGTAAATAACTTTGGTATGAATGGTGAAAATTTATATGTTAGCGAAGTTCAAGTTAATGAAGGTCCTACATATAAAAGATTCCAACCAAGATCTAAAGGTACTGCATATTCAATTTTAAAAAGAACATCACACTTATCAATAACAGTTATAGAAAAATAGTAGTAGGAGAATAAAATGGGACAAAAAGTTAATCCAAATGGATTTAGATATGGAATTACAAAAAAACACAATGTTAATTGATTTGCTGATAAATCTCACTTCTCTACTTATTTATTAGAAGATGTTAAAATAAGAGAATATGTAGAAAAATTTGTTAGAGAATATCAAATTGGAAAAGTAGAAATAAGAAGAGATCAAAATAACAAAGTTTCTTTAATAATACATACTGCAAAACCAGGAGTTGTATTAGGTCAAGGCGGAGAAAACGTCAAAAAATTTACAACTGATATTCAAAAATTTGTTAAAAATAAAAAACTTAATCTAAATATAGAAGTTATAGAATTAGATAAACCTGAAATAAATGCTCGTTTAGTAGCAGAACAAATAGCTATTAAATTAGAAAACAGAGGTTCATTTAGAGTTGCGCAAAAATTTGCAATTAAAGTAGCTTTAAAATCTGGAGCAAAAGGAATTAAAACACAAGTATCAGGTAGACTTAATGGTGTTGAAATGGCGCGTGCTGAAGGTTATTCTGAAGGTGAAATGAAATTACACACTTTAAGACAAAATGTTGACTATGCTCAAGCAACAGCTCATACCACATACGGAGCTTTAGGTGTTAAAGTTTGAATTTCTTTAGGAGAGGTTAAAGAGGGTGATAAATAATGTTACAACCTAAGAGAACCAAATATAGAAGAAATTTTAGAATTTCTCACGATAAAAG
This genomic interval from Mesomycoplasma molare contains the following:
- the rpsC gene encoding 30S ribosomal protein S3 — its product is MGQKVNPNGFRYGITKKHNVNWFADKSHFSTYLLEDVKIREYVEKFVREYQIGKVEIRRDQNNKVSLIIHTAKPGVVLGQGGENVKKFTTDIQKFVKNKKLNLNIEVIELDKPEINARLVAEQIAIKLENRGSFRVAQKFAIKVALKSGAKGIKTQVSGRLNGVEMARAEGYSEGEMKLHTLRQNVDYAQATAHTTYGALGVKVWISLGEVKEGDK